A section of the Archocentrus centrarchus isolate MPI-CPG fArcCen1 chromosome 20, fArcCen1, whole genome shotgun sequence genome encodes:
- the LOC115799321 gene encoding NLR family CARD domain-containing protein 3-like isoform X1: protein MAGVPMETEEHRGEPAEPCCLSAWSRCSQEEPPYFRKEPEPSDAKGQRLLSLVSCCLSVRSDWSKEEPPYFRGEPGPSDKTERKRSGVCVEERPSCCASCQDVLKDLVSTSCGRWFCRQCISSYWDQSASSGDSSCPQCGQRSRTRAGLQTASQSSCGQTDPGLQEVLEEHKISLRRRCECVTEGSDQTGSGTLLNRIYTELYITEGQSEEVHTQHEVRQLETASKMDALHDRPIRCHDIFKAFPDQQRPIRVVLTNGVAGVGKTFSVQKFSLDWAEGLENQHVSVVILLSFRELNLIRDQQYSLLELLHVFHPTLQKVPAEKLAVWKLLFIFDGLDESRLSLDFTNRKLVSDVTQKSSVSELLTNLIEGNLLPSALVWITSRPAAANQIPPRCVDRLTEVRGFTDAQKEEYFRRRFSDEELSSRIISHMKTSRILHIMCRIPVFCWITATVLKHMLTTEQRGELPKTLTDMYSHFLLVQTKRKKNKYHEGHETSPQELTEADREVLLKLGRLAFEHLKKGNIMFYQEDLEQCGLDVTEASVYSGVCTEIFRRECVIFQKPVYSFVHLSIQEFLAAVYMFHCYTSRKTEVLRDFLDIWHNVPSPHELLSKTMEKSLQSKTGHLDLFVRFLHGLSLESNQRLLGGLLGQTENSPETIQRVIKNLKEMNSDKISPDRSINIFHCLMEMNDLSVHQAIQEFLKSENRSEKKLSEIHCSALAYMLQMSEEVLDEFDLEKYKTSDEGRLRLIPAVRNCRKARLTNCGLSATHCEVVASALKSNPSHLTQLDMSYNNLHDSGTKLYPGLESPNCRLKILRLTGCNLSETSCAYLASALKSNPSQLRELHLNGNDQQKSDIKYLCGYLESPHCKLETLRLDSCSLSPVSCASLVSALKSNPLHLRQLDLSYNLNLADSGVESLCGFLEGPHCYLETLRIALCSLSQISCDYLASALKSNSSHLKHLDLSHNTIEDAGVKHLCGFLESPRCVLETLSLKSCSLSHMSCASLASALKSNPSHLEELELQYNKLQDSDVKQLTDLMESPHFRLMSVLL, encoded by the exons ATGGCTGGAGTCCCGATGGAGACCGAGGAGCACCGAGGAGAGCCTGCAGAACCCTGCTGTCTGTCTGCGTGGAGCAGATGTTCTCAAGAAGAACCTCCATACTTCAGGAAAGAACCCGAACCCTCAGACGCAAA aggtcagaggttactGTCTCTGGTGtcctgctgtctgtctgtgaggaGTGACTGGTCTAAAGAAGAACCTCCATATTTCAGAGGTGAACCTGGACCCTCAGACAAAAC agagaggaagaggagcggGGTCTGTGTGGAGGAGCGGCCGTCCTGCTGTGCTTCCTGTCAGGACGTCCTGAAGGATCTGGTCTCTACCAGCTGTGGACGCTGGTTCTGCAGACAGTGCATCTCCTCATACTGGGACCAGTCTGCTTCATCAGGAGACTCCTCCTGTCCCCAGTGTGGACAAAGATCCAGAACCAGAGCTGGACTGCAGACAGCcagtcagagcagctgtggacaaa cagATCCTGGTCTGCAGGAGGTTTTAGAGGAACATAAGATCAGTCTGAGGAGGAGATGTGAATGTGTGACTGAAGGAAgtgatcaaacaggaagtggaacccTCCTGAACAGGATCTACactgagctctacatcacagagggacagagtgaAGAGGTTCATACCCAAcatgaggtgaggcagctggagacaGCTTCCAAGATGGACGCCCTCCATGACAGACCAATCAGGTGCCACGACATCTTTAAAGCCTTCCCGGACCAACAGAGACCCATCAGAGTGGTTCTGACCAACGGCGTCGCTGGCGTTGGAAAAACCTTCTCAGTGCAGAAGTTCAGTCTGGACTGGGCAGAGGGCTTGGAGAACCAACATGTCAGTGTGGTGattctgctttcattcagggagctgaacctgatcagagatcagcagtacagtcttctggagctgctccatgttttccatccaacattacagaaggtcccagcagagaagctcgctgtctggaagcttctgttcatctttgacggcctggatgaaagcagactttcattggatttcaccaacaggaagctcgtgtctgatgtcacacagaagtcatcagtcagcgagctgctgacaaacctcatcgagGGGAATCTGCTTCCCTCGGCTCTCGTCTGGATAACTtcccgacctgcagcagccaatcagatccctcctagatgtgtggacaggctgacagaagtACGAGGCTTCACTGACgcccagaaggaggagtacttcaggaggagattcagtgatgaagagctgtccagcagaatcatctcccacatgaagacatccaggatcctccacatcatgtgcagaatcccagtcttctgctggattaCTGCTACAGTTCTGAAGCACATGTTGactacagagcagagaggagagctgcccaagaccctgactgacatgtactcacacttcctgctggttcagacaaagaggaagaagaacaagtacCATGAGGGACATGAGACGAGTCCACAGGAGCTGACGGAGGCTGACAGGGAAGTTCTTCTGAAGCTGGGGAGGCTGGCGTTTGAACATCTGAAGAAAGGAAACATCATGTTCTACCAAGAAGACCTGGAGCAGTGTGgtctggatgtgacagaggcctCGGTGTACTCAGGAGTTTGTACAGAGATCTTCAGAAGAGAGTGTGTGATCTTCCAGAAACCAGTCTACAGCTTTGTTCATCTGAgcattcaggagtttctggctgcagtcTACATGTTCCACTGTTACACCAGCAGGAAGACAGAGGTTCTGAGGGATTTTCTGGATATCTGGCATAATGTCCCATCACCTCACGAGCTTCTGTCCAAAACCATGGAGAAATCCCTCCAGAGTAAAACTGGCCACCTggacctgtttgttcgcttcctTCATGGCCTCTCTCTGGAGTCCAACCAGAGACTCTTAGGAGGTCTTCTGGGTCAGACAGAGAACAGTCCAGAAACCATCCAGAGAGTCATCAAGAACCTGAAGGAGATGAACAGTGATAAAATCTCTCCTGACAGAAGTATCAACATCTTCCACTGTCTGATGGAGATGAACGACCTCTCAGTACATCAGGCGATCCAAGAGTTCCTGAAGTCAGAGAACAGATCAGAGAAGAAACTCTCTGAGATCCACTGCTCAGCTCTGGCCTACATGCTGCAGATGTCAGAGGAGGTTCTGGATGAGTTTGACCTGGAGAAGTACAAAACATCAGATGAGGGACGACTGAGActgattccagctgtgaggaacTGCAGAAAGGCTCG ACTCACTAACTGTGGACTCTCAGCAACTCACTGTGAAGTTGTGgcctcagctctgaagtccaacccctcccatctgacacAGCTGGACATGAGTTACAACAACCTGCACGATTCAGGCACAAAGCTGTATCCAGGACTGGAGAGTCCAAACTGTCGACTGAAGATTCTCAG acttACTGGCTGTAACCTGTCAGAGACCAGCTGTGCTTATTTGGCCTCAGCTTTGAAGTCTAACCCGTCCCAGTTGAGAGAGCTGCACCTGAATGGAAATGACCAACAGAAATCAGATATAAAGTACCTGTGTGGTTATCTGGAGAGCCCTCACTGTAAGCtggagactctgag GTTAGATTCCTGCAGTTTATCACCAGTCAGCTGCGCTTCTCTGGtctcagctctgaagtccaacccttTGCATCTAAgacagctggacctgagctataACTTGAACCTAGCGGATTCAGGAGTGGAAAgcctgtgtggttttctggaggGTCCACACTGTTACCtggagactctgag GATTGctctctgcagtttgtcacagatcagctgtgattatctggcctcagctctgaagtccaactcCTCCCACCTGAAACATCTGGATTTGAGTCACAATACTATAGAAGATGCAGGAGTgaagcatctgtgtggttttctggagagtccacgatgtgttcttgaaactctgag TTTAAAGTCCTGCAGCTTGTCACACATGAGCTGTGCTTCTCTGGcttcagctctgaagtccaacccctcccatctggaagagctggagctgcagtacaacaagctgcagGATTCAGATGTGAAGCAGCTGACTGATCTTATGGAGAGTCCACACTTTAGACTGATGTCTGTTCTGCTCTGA
- the LOC115799321 gene encoding NLR family CARD domain-containing protein 3-like isoform X2, which translates to MAGVPMETEEHRGEPAEPCCLSAWSRCSQEEPPYFRKEPEPSDAKGQRLLSLVSCCLSVRSDWSKEEPPYFRGEPGPSDKTERKRSGVCVEERPSCCASCQDVLKDLVSTSCGRWFCRQCISSYWDQSASSGDSSCPQCGQRSRTRAGLQTASQSSCGQNPGLQEVLEEHKISLRRRCECVTEGSDQTGSGTLLNRIYTELYITEGQSEEVHTQHEVRQLETASKMDALHDRPIRCHDIFKAFPDQQRPIRVVLTNGVAGVGKTFSVQKFSLDWAEGLENQHVSVVILLSFRELNLIRDQQYSLLELLHVFHPTLQKVPAEKLAVWKLLFIFDGLDESRLSLDFTNRKLVSDVTQKSSVSELLTNLIEGNLLPSALVWITSRPAAANQIPPRCVDRLTEVRGFTDAQKEEYFRRRFSDEELSSRIISHMKTSRILHIMCRIPVFCWITATVLKHMLTTEQRGELPKTLTDMYSHFLLVQTKRKKNKYHEGHETSPQELTEADREVLLKLGRLAFEHLKKGNIMFYQEDLEQCGLDVTEASVYSGVCTEIFRRECVIFQKPVYSFVHLSIQEFLAAVYMFHCYTSRKTEVLRDFLDIWHNVPSPHELLSKTMEKSLQSKTGHLDLFVRFLHGLSLESNQRLLGGLLGQTENSPETIQRVIKNLKEMNSDKISPDRSINIFHCLMEMNDLSVHQAIQEFLKSENRSEKKLSEIHCSALAYMLQMSEEVLDEFDLEKYKTSDEGRLRLIPAVRNCRKARLTNCGLSATHCEVVASALKSNPSHLTQLDMSYNNLHDSGTKLYPGLESPNCRLKILRLTGCNLSETSCAYLASALKSNPSQLRELHLNGNDQQKSDIKYLCGYLESPHCKLETLRLDSCSLSPVSCASLVSALKSNPLHLRQLDLSYNLNLADSGVESLCGFLEGPHCYLETLRIALCSLSQISCDYLASALKSNSSHLKHLDLSHNTIEDAGVKHLCGFLESPRCVLETLSLKSCSLSHMSCASLASALKSNPSHLEELELQYNKLQDSDVKQLTDLMESPHFRLMSVLL; encoded by the exons ATGGCTGGAGTCCCGATGGAGACCGAGGAGCACCGAGGAGAGCCTGCAGAACCCTGCTGTCTGTCTGCGTGGAGCAGATGTTCTCAAGAAGAACCTCCATACTTCAGGAAAGAACCCGAACCCTCAGACGCAAA aggtcagaggttactGTCTCTGGTGtcctgctgtctgtctgtgaggaGTGACTGGTCTAAAGAAGAACCTCCATATTTCAGAGGTGAACCTGGACCCTCAGACAAAAC agagaggaagaggagcggGGTCTGTGTGGAGGAGCGGCCGTCCTGCTGTGCTTCCTGTCAGGACGTCCTGAAGGATCTGGTCTCTACCAGCTGTGGACGCTGGTTCTGCAGACAGTGCATCTCCTCATACTGGGACCAGTCTGCTTCATCAGGAGACTCCTCCTGTCCCCAGTGTGGACAAAGATCCAGAACCAGAGCTGGACTGCAGACAGCcagtcagagcagctgtggacaaa ATCCTGGTCTGCAGGAGGTTTTAGAGGAACATAAGATCAGTCTGAGGAGGAGATGTGAATGTGTGACTGAAGGAAgtgatcaaacaggaagtggaacccTCCTGAACAGGATCTACactgagctctacatcacagagggacagagtgaAGAGGTTCATACCCAAcatgaggtgaggcagctggagacaGCTTCCAAGATGGACGCCCTCCATGACAGACCAATCAGGTGCCACGACATCTTTAAAGCCTTCCCGGACCAACAGAGACCCATCAGAGTGGTTCTGACCAACGGCGTCGCTGGCGTTGGAAAAACCTTCTCAGTGCAGAAGTTCAGTCTGGACTGGGCAGAGGGCTTGGAGAACCAACATGTCAGTGTGGTGattctgctttcattcagggagctgaacctgatcagagatcagcagtacagtcttctggagctgctccatgttttccatccaacattacagaaggtcccagcagagaagctcgctgtctggaagcttctgttcatctttgacggcctggatgaaagcagactttcattggatttcaccaacaggaagctcgtgtctgatgtcacacagaagtcatcagtcagcgagctgctgacaaacctcatcgagGGGAATCTGCTTCCCTCGGCTCTCGTCTGGATAACTtcccgacctgcagcagccaatcagatccctcctagatgtgtggacaggctgacagaagtACGAGGCTTCACTGACgcccagaaggaggagtacttcaggaggagattcagtgatgaagagctgtccagcagaatcatctcccacatgaagacatccaggatcctccacatcatgtgcagaatcccagtcttctgctggattaCTGCTACAGTTCTGAAGCACATGTTGactacagagcagagaggagagctgcccaagaccctgactgacatgtactcacacttcctgctggttcagacaaagaggaagaagaacaagtacCATGAGGGACATGAGACGAGTCCACAGGAGCTGACGGAGGCTGACAGGGAAGTTCTTCTGAAGCTGGGGAGGCTGGCGTTTGAACATCTGAAGAAAGGAAACATCATGTTCTACCAAGAAGACCTGGAGCAGTGTGgtctggatgtgacagaggcctCGGTGTACTCAGGAGTTTGTACAGAGATCTTCAGAAGAGAGTGTGTGATCTTCCAGAAACCAGTCTACAGCTTTGTTCATCTGAgcattcaggagtttctggctgcagtcTACATGTTCCACTGTTACACCAGCAGGAAGACAGAGGTTCTGAGGGATTTTCTGGATATCTGGCATAATGTCCCATCACCTCACGAGCTTCTGTCCAAAACCATGGAGAAATCCCTCCAGAGTAAAACTGGCCACCTggacctgtttgttcgcttcctTCATGGCCTCTCTCTGGAGTCCAACCAGAGACTCTTAGGAGGTCTTCTGGGTCAGACAGAGAACAGTCCAGAAACCATCCAGAGAGTCATCAAGAACCTGAAGGAGATGAACAGTGATAAAATCTCTCCTGACAGAAGTATCAACATCTTCCACTGTCTGATGGAGATGAACGACCTCTCAGTACATCAGGCGATCCAAGAGTTCCTGAAGTCAGAGAACAGATCAGAGAAGAAACTCTCTGAGATCCACTGCTCAGCTCTGGCCTACATGCTGCAGATGTCAGAGGAGGTTCTGGATGAGTTTGACCTGGAGAAGTACAAAACATCAGATGAGGGACGACTGAGActgattccagctgtgaggaacTGCAGAAAGGCTCG ACTCACTAACTGTGGACTCTCAGCAACTCACTGTGAAGTTGTGgcctcagctctgaagtccaacccctcccatctgacacAGCTGGACATGAGTTACAACAACCTGCACGATTCAGGCACAAAGCTGTATCCAGGACTGGAGAGTCCAAACTGTCGACTGAAGATTCTCAG acttACTGGCTGTAACCTGTCAGAGACCAGCTGTGCTTATTTGGCCTCAGCTTTGAAGTCTAACCCGTCCCAGTTGAGAGAGCTGCACCTGAATGGAAATGACCAACAGAAATCAGATATAAAGTACCTGTGTGGTTATCTGGAGAGCCCTCACTGTAAGCtggagactctgag GTTAGATTCCTGCAGTTTATCACCAGTCAGCTGCGCTTCTCTGGtctcagctctgaagtccaacccttTGCATCTAAgacagctggacctgagctataACTTGAACCTAGCGGATTCAGGAGTGGAAAgcctgtgtggttttctggaggGTCCACACTGTTACCtggagactctgag GATTGctctctgcagtttgtcacagatcagctgtgattatctggcctcagctctgaagtccaactcCTCCCACCTGAAACATCTGGATTTGAGTCACAATACTATAGAAGATGCAGGAGTgaagcatctgtgtggttttctggagagtccacgatgtgttcttgaaactctgag TTTAAAGTCCTGCAGCTTGTCACACATGAGCTGTGCTTCTCTGGcttcagctctgaagtccaacccctcccatctggaagagctggagctgcagtacaacaagctgcagGATTCAGATGTGAAGCAGCTGACTGATCTTATGGAGAGTCCACACTTTAGACTGATGTCTGTTCTGCTCTGA